A part of Vigna radiata var. radiata cultivar VC1973A chromosome 11, Vradiata_ver6, whole genome shotgun sequence genomic DNA contains:
- the LOC106776811 gene encoding uncharacterized protein LOC106776811: MAMARENLPHSKLSLFRKNVLSYSHQEYHNSLLPKMFNLDASQYLFTAPNSYHFFELKPPPTENG; the protein is encoded by the exons ATGGCAATGGCAAGGGAAAACTTACCCCATAGTAAGCTTTCTTTATTTCGGAAGAACGTGCTTTCTTACTCACACCAAGAATATCATAATAGTCTCTTGCCAAAAATGTT TAATCTAGATGCCTCCCAATATTTATTTACAGCACCCAATAGTTACCATTTCTTTGAATTAAAGCCACCTCCAACTGAAAATGGATAA